CAGGATATGTACATAACAAAATTTTGCACTCGCCTGGGTATTGGGAGGTTTGCCAGATGGGAAATCAAACGCGGCCGTGATATGCAAGATATCAATCGTATGATGTTGGCAATGATGATGAGTACCGCATTGAATTTCGAAGACTTACAAAGCTATCGATTATTTAACTGGTATACTGATAGTGGCTTTAGTGGAGAAGATTTAGTCTCTGATTTGTTTGGATTTTATCGTGCTATCAGGCCCGGATTCTATACCGATCAGGTAAAGCCTGTCAGCTATGAATCTGCACTACGGCGTTGGGATTATTATGGGGCTATTGGTACTTTTAAAAATCGAGGTTTCAAACCCATCATTTTTCCCGATCCTGACGACCCCTGTGTTAAGCATGAGCCTTACATCGCTGAGCTTCCGATGTTTATGAAATGGTTATATCCCTGGGATGATTTTACCTCTGGCATTGTTAACGTCCTTACAGAAAATGGTACAGCATTTGGCTATACAGGAATGAGATGATGCTCTCCACGTTTGTTAGATTCCTCATTGCTATATCCATCACCACTTTAATCCTGGGCGGAATATTTATCTATTTAATCGCTTTCAACATAAATGGGGTGACGGTTTACAAAGAAGCCGATCGTTATAACTATTACTCCCTCACCTACAAACAAATTAAAAACGCGCCAAGAATCTCGCAAAATTACTATTTCGAATTTCAATCCGGCGATGGATATACGCCATCAAATGCCATTATATTCAAAGACGCTACTGACCCTGAACCGCTTCGAGCCTATCTTGCTGGTTCAGGGTACATCCGGCAGCAACGAAAACAGCGTGGAATGGAGGTGTGGTGCCAACCCAAAGAAACATGCAGCGATCGTGTCTATTTATACGTCGATAACCAGGCTAAAGAAGTGACCTTAACCCATATCCAGGATTAGCCCCATGCTCCACGCCCTCAACCACCTGATTCTTGCCGTCAGCAACCTGTCGGCAGAAGCCTTATTCGGGAATGGTGTTTACCTCAGACGAAGCTTAGCGCGAGCTGGATGCCCGCACCTTCAGCCTGCCCGCCAGAGTCACGTGCGTGGCGGCATCTTCCTGATTGCACAAATACTCCACGGCCAGCCGGCCCAGCTCGCTGTAAGGCAGCTGAATACTGGTAAGCGACGGGGTAAGCTGCTCGGAAATCTTCTGGTCGTCGTAGCCGGCCAGTAGCATATCGTCCGGGATCCTCACGCCGCCGACCGTCAACGCCTGATAGCAGCCAATCGCCAGCCAGTCGCTGGCGCAGAAGATGGCGTCCGGGCGTTCGTCCAGGTCCAGCAGCGCCCGGGTGGCGGTGTAAGACTCGCTGAACTGCCAGTTGGTCTGGCGCACCAGACGGTCTTCGTTGGGGAGTCCGGCCTGCTGCAACGCGGCCTGATAGCCTGCCAGCCGCTGGCGGGAAGCCTCCATCCAGTTTTCCCCGGTGATGTGCGCGATGCGCGTCGCGCCGCAGGCGATAAGATGTTTCGTCACCTGAAAGGCGTTGGCGAAGTCGTCCGGGATAAATGACGGCAGCAGCGGCGATGCCGGGTCGCGCTGGTTCAGCAGCACCAGCGGAATGCGGGTGCAGTCCTGAAATTCGGTCATATCCACCAGCGTGGTGACGGGGGAGGCGAGAATAATTCCCACACAGTTGCGCTTTTCCAGCTGGCGAATGATGTTCAGGGCCAGCTTCACGTCGTCGCCGTAATCATACACGGTGAGCAGCGCTTCGTTGCGCCAGGCCGCTTCCCGCGCCTGGCTGATGGCATCGATAAAGGGATCGTAGCTCTGCAGGGAGCTGACCAGCAGGGCGATCTCCTCCTGGTTGCGCGGGGCATGGATCGCGGGCAGGCGGTCGTAGCCCAGCTCGGTCGCCACGCCGATCACCCGCTGGCGGGTCTCGTCGCTAAGCTTGATGTTACGGGACTGATTGAGCACCAGGGAAACGGTCGCCTGCGACACGCCCGCCGTTCGCGCAATATCATTCATCGTGACTTTGTTTTTCCGCTTCATCCGTTCTCTCCCTCCTGCGACATCGCATCATACCTTAACTGTCCGCTTTAGCGCCGCCGATCACGTTTCTTCTTCACGCAGCAGCGATCTTTGTGAGTGCGGTCGCTTTTCTGCGCATCACGATTTGCGCATTCCCGCTTCGGCTAATATTTATTAGCTAAATATTATCAGCAAGAGGAACAACGATGAAAGAGCAATGGAGCAAGCCGCAGGCGCAGGCGTGGTATCAGCAGCAGGGCTGGCTGTGCGGGTTTAACTATCTGCCGTCCA
This Leclercia sp. S52 DNA region includes the following protein-coding sequences:
- a CDS encoding LacI family DNA-binding transcriptional regulator is translated as MKRKNKVTMNDIARTAGVSQATVSLVLNQSRNIKLSDETRQRVIGVATELGYDRLPAIHAPRNQEEIALLVSSLQSYDPFIDAISQAREAAWRNEALLTVYDYGDDVKLALNIIRQLEKRNCVGIILASPVTTLVDMTEFQDCTRIPLVLLNQRDPASPLLPSFIPDDFANAFQVTKHLIACGATRIAHITGENWMEASRQRLAGYQAALQQAGLPNEDRLVRQTNWQFSESYTATRALLDLDERPDAIFCASDWLAIGCYQALTVGGVRIPDDMLLAGYDDQKISEQLTPSLTSIQLPYSELGRLAVEYLCNQEDAATHVTLAGRLKVRASSSR